Proteins encoded by one window of Amaranthus tricolor cultivar Red isolate AtriRed21 chromosome 4, ASM2621246v1, whole genome shotgun sequence:
- the LOC130809808 gene encoding uncharacterized protein LOC130809808 produces the protein MCELSAADGFVEINENLGDMIKYVANEPSVGLYYIQQHAQNAVPNVIRHKNNISEKSHEVSLHTEDLEDSINMTKTMKQCGSPVIDEMIRDIKASLTIMSTKQPVRGVIKQRSSSYRIGASSSWGPVTWARTTGNNQNDGEGSNYYFSSMFKSAKDKAVNLKWSQVPQLDVTQPRPFESNISTQVEETDELPLSSQVEDETVEGSNISMDGKSQLLLPEEREYDEFKANKEARLEEWLEGSGGIHESKSDDLKEYGHHLLDSL, from the coding sequence ATGTGTGAGCTCTCTGCTGCTGACGGATTTGTGGAGATAAATGAAAACTTGGGAGATATGATAAAGTATGTGGCAAACGAACCTTCGGTAGGATTGTACTACATCCAGCAGCATGCTCAAAATGCAGTGCCTAATGTCATCAGACACAAGAACAACATTTCGGAAAAGTCCCATGAAGTGAGTTTACACACCGAGGATTTAGAGGATTCGATTAATATGACAAAGACGATGAAACAATGTGGATCGCCTGTTATCGATGAAATGATTCGAGATATAAAAGCATCTCTAACCATAATGTCAACTAAACAGCCGGTTAGAGGTGTGATCAAACAGCGTAGTTCAAGTTATCGGATCGGTGCAAGCAGTTCTTGGGGCCCAGTTACTTGGGCTCGCACTACGGGTAATAACCAGAATGATGGCGAGGGATCTAATTATTACTTTTCAAGCATGTTCAAGTCTGCTAAAGACAAGGCTGTCAACTTGAAATGGTCACAAGTTCCACAGCTTGATGTGACGCAGCCAAGACCGTTTGAAAGCAATATTTCTACTCAGGTGGAGGAAACTGATGAGCTACCGTTATCTAGTCAGGTTGAAGATGAGACAGTTGAAGGCAGTAATATATCAATGGATGGAAAATCTCAACTCTTATTACCAGAAGAAAGAGAATATGACGAATTTAAGGCCAATAAGGAAGCCAGATTAGAGGAGTGGCTGGAAGGTTCTGGCGGCATTCATGAGAGTAAGAGCGATGATCTTAAAGAGTATGGACATCATCTGCTCGACAGTTTATGA